From the Cyanobacteriota bacterium genome, one window contains:
- a CDS encoding DUF5340 domain-containing protein, with product MEPIPLPSRIHYELLLQLLERQTLSVIKPGSPHYNYVQTLIVTLRKALSQHKNLEESLERAKLPIDYRWSLNANHVELTVGVSPPTNQAE from the coding sequence ATGGAACCAATTCCATTGCCATCTCGTATCCACTATGAGTTGTTACTTCAATTACTAGAACGACAAACCCTGTCAGTTATTAAACCAGGCTCACCCCATTACAACTACGTCCAAACCTTGATTGTGACGTTGCGTAAGGCATTGAGTCAGCATAAAAACTTAGAAGAGTCTCTAGAGAGAGCAAAGCTTCCTATTGACTATCGCTGGTCCTTAAATGCTAATCATGTAGAACTAACAGTAGGAGTCAGTCCGCCTACAAATCAAGCAGAGTAG